A portion of the Tenacibaculum todarodis genome contains these proteins:
- a CDS encoding nuclear transport factor 2 family protein encodes MTDNINNWHKAIISGDLTLLDAILDESVVFHSPILHKPQVGKKLAFMYLSAAYKVLLNDSFKYVKETSNETQAILEFETEIDGFYINGVDIITFNAEGKIIDFKVMLRPLKAIELVGGKMMEMLQKLG; translated from the coding sequence ATGACTGATAATATCAATAACTGGCACAAAGCTATTATAAGTGGAGATTTAACTTTGTTAGACGCAATTTTAGATGAATCTGTAGTTTTTCATTCTCCAATATTACACAAACCTCAAGTTGGAAAAAAACTTGCATTTATGTATTTATCTGCGGCTTATAAGGTTTTATTAAATGATAGTTTTAAATACGTAAAAGAAACATCAAATGAAACTCAAGCAATTTTAGAATTTGAAACAGAAATTGATGGATTTTACATAAATGGAGTTGATATAATTACTTTTAATGCTGAAGGAAAAATAATCGATTTTAAAGTAATGTTACGCCCGTTAAAAGCTATTGAATTAGTTGGAGGTAAAATGATGGAAATGTTACAGAAATTAGGTTAA
- a CDS encoding ABC transporter ATP-binding protein: MNYFKDILKFAKPYQKFAWLNVFFNILYAIFNVLSVLGFIPVLGILFGKEEKVYNKPVYEGIGSIYDYVQGTINYSVTDMLEKGGIDKALLFICILSFSLFFFKNLFRYLASYVLAYLRNGVVKDIRDKLYNKILELPIAYFSEKKKGDTIARLTADVKEVETTFLTSLETIVREPLTIVFTLISMFAISVKLTLFVFILLPVSGLIISSISKKLKANSLLAQQETGNFLSFIEETLTGLRVIKGFNAEKRIASKFNDSTKKYSNLMTKVIQRKTLASPMSEFLGVTTIIAILFYGGKLVLGDNSDMKPQEFFGYIGLFYLVLNPVKAIATTYSNIQKGDASAERIMDVLNTENSITEPSNPIPKDTFNAKIEFKNISFKYKDEYVLKDFSLTIPKGKTVALVGQSGSGKSTLANLITRFYDVNKGEILIDDINIKNISKKALRDLMGIVTQESILFNDSVENNIKLGTENATLSDIQKASEIANAHEFIKDLPQQYSTNIGDSGNMLSGGQKQRLSIARAVLKNPPIMILDEATSALDTESEQLVQVALEKMMENRTSLVIAHRLSTIQKADNIIVMKKGTIVEQGKHEELLTKKGEYFKLVNMQSLA, translated from the coding sequence ATGAACTATTTTAAAGACATTCTAAAATTTGCAAAACCATATCAAAAATTTGCATGGTTAAATGTATTTTTCAATATTTTATATGCCATTTTTAATGTTTTATCTGTTCTTGGATTTATTCCTGTTTTAGGTATCTTATTCGGAAAAGAAGAAAAAGTATATAACAAGCCTGTTTATGAAGGAATTGGAAGTATTTATGATTATGTACAAGGCACTATAAACTATTCCGTTACAGACATGTTAGAAAAAGGAGGCATCGATAAAGCATTGTTATTTATCTGCATCCTTTCATTTAGTTTATTTTTCTTTAAAAACCTGTTTAGATATCTTGCTTCTTATGTATTGGCGTACTTAAGAAATGGTGTTGTAAAAGACATTAGAGATAAATTATACAATAAAATATTAGAGTTACCAATTGCTTACTTTTCAGAAAAGAAAAAAGGAGATACAATTGCACGTTTAACGGCAGATGTTAAAGAAGTTGAAACTACCTTTTTAACATCGTTAGAAACTATTGTTAGAGAACCTTTAACTATCGTTTTTACACTTATTTCTATGTTTGCTATAAGTGTTAAACTTACCTTATTTGTCTTTATTTTATTGCCAGTTTCTGGATTAATTATTTCATCAATTAGTAAAAAATTAAAAGCAAACTCATTATTAGCACAACAAGAAACGGGTAATTTCTTATCCTTTATTGAAGAAACTTTAACAGGTTTAAGAGTGATAAAAGGGTTTAATGCTGAAAAAAGAATAGCATCAAAATTTAACGACTCAACAAAGAAATACAGTAATCTGATGACAAAGGTTATTCAGCGAAAAACATTAGCCTCTCCAATGAGTGAATTCTTAGGAGTTACCACAATTATTGCAATTCTGTTTTATGGTGGAAAATTAGTGCTAGGTGATAACAGCGACATGAAACCTCAAGAGTTCTTTGGCTATATTGGTTTGTTTTACTTAGTCTTAAACCCTGTAAAGGCAATAGCTACAACATATTCCAACATTCAAAAAGGAGATGCTTCTGCAGAACGAATTATGGATGTTTTAAATACCGAAAACAGTATAACTGAACCTAGTAATCCAATACCAAAAGATACTTTCAATGCTAAAATTGAATTTAAGAACATCTCTTTTAAATATAAAGATGAATATGTTTTAAAAGACTTTTCTTTAACAATTCCTAAAGGCAAAACTGTTGCTTTGGTTGGGCAATCTGGAAGTGGAAAATCTACACTGGCAAATTTAATTACGCGTTTTTACGATGTAAATAAAGGTGAAATTTTAATTGATGATATTAACATCAAAAATATTTCAAAGAAAGCATTGAGAGATTTAATGGGAATTGTAACGCAAGAATCTATTTTATTTAATGATTCGGTTGAAAATAATATAAAGTTAGGAACAGAAAATGCAACGCTTTCAGACATACAAAAAGCTTCTGAAATTGCTAACGCTCACGAGTTTATTAAAGACTTACCACAACAATACAGCACTAACATTGGTGATAGCGGAAACATGCTTTCTGGCGGACAAAAACAACGTTTATCTATAGCTAGAGCAGTTTTAAAGAATCCGCCAATTATGATTTTAGATGAAGCAACCTCTGCTTTAGATACAGAAAGTGAACAATTGGTACAAGTTGCTTTAGAAAAGATGATGGAGAACAGAACGTCTTTAGTTATTGCGCACAGACTTTCTACCATTCAAAAAGCCGATAATATAATAGTTATGAAAAAAGGAACTATTGTAGAACAAGGAAAACATGAAGAATTACTAACTAAAAAAGGAGAATACTTTAAGTTAGTAAACATGCAATCTTTAGCATAA
- a CDS encoding phospho-sugar mutase, whose amino-acid sequence MKEILDNAKQWLSKDFDIETQKEIQHLITTNSPDLSDRFYKNLEFGTGGMRGIVGAGTNRINKYTLGKATQGLSNYLLKSYPNTKIKVAIGYDCRHDSKWLSEVVAGILSANNIYVYVFEDLRPTPELSFAVNLLDCHAGIVLTASHNPPEYNGYKVYWADGGQIVPPEDKGIIDEVNSLKFTDINFNTNTKLITTIGAEVDDAFWKASIKNGTFDLKKRDDLKIVFTSLHGTAIKLIPEVLKRAGYTDLHIVEEQAIPDGDFPTVKSPNPEEPEALKMAVDLANKIGADIVLGTDPDSDRIGIAVRDTEGSMKLLNGNQTMCLMNDFLLQNWKKQGKLNGKQFIGSTIVSTPLVSEIAESYGVETKIGLTGFKWIAKMIKDFPELDFIGGGEESFGYMVGDFVRDKDAVTAALLACEMATSAKEKGSYLYKELLELYTRHNFYKEHLVSLVKKGMNGAKEIKQMMIDLRSKPLSEIDGEKVQFIYDYQSSIKKNLLTGEEITIDIPASNVLIYETVNGTRVACRPSGTEPKIKFYFSVNSNLNTTNNAASVEFDLDLKIKRIEKQLGI is encoded by the coding sequence ATGAAAGAAATTTTAGACAATGCCAAGCAATGGCTTTCAAAAGACTTTGACATTGAAACTCAAAAAGAGATTCAACATTTAATAACAACAAATTCTCCTGATTTATCCGATAGATTTTATAAAAATCTAGAATTTGGAACTGGAGGAATGCGCGGTATTGTAGGTGCAGGTACCAATAGAATTAACAAGTACACTTTAGGTAAAGCAACACAAGGTTTAAGTAATTATTTACTTAAAAGTTACCCGAACACAAAAATAAAAGTAGCAATTGGTTATGACTGTAGACATGATAGTAAGTGGTTATCTGAAGTTGTAGCAGGTATTTTATCTGCAAATAACATATACGTTTATGTTTTTGAAGATTTACGACCAACACCAGAATTATCTTTTGCTGTAAATCTTTTAGATTGCCATGCAGGTATTGTATTAACAGCATCTCATAATCCGCCAGAATATAATGGTTACAAAGTATATTGGGCAGATGGCGGACAAATTGTTCCTCCAGAAGATAAAGGTATTATTGATGAAGTAAACTCTCTAAAATTTACGGATATTAACTTTAATACAAATACAAAATTAATTACTACAATTGGGGCAGAAGTTGATGACGCTTTTTGGAAAGCCTCTATAAAAAACGGAACCTTTGACCTTAAAAAGCGTGATGATTTAAAAATTGTTTTTACTTCTTTACATGGTACAGCTATTAAACTAATTCCAGAAGTTTTAAAACGTGCTGGTTATACAGATTTACATATTGTTGAAGAACAAGCAATTCCTGATGGAGATTTCCCTACAGTAAAATCGCCAAATCCAGAAGAACCCGAAGCTTTAAAAATGGCGGTAGATTTAGCTAATAAAATTGGCGCTGACATTGTTTTAGGAACCGATCCAGATTCAGACAGAATTGGTATTGCTGTTAGAGATACTGAAGGAAGCATGAAATTGCTTAACGGAAATCAAACCATGTGTTTAATGAATGATTTCTTATTACAAAACTGGAAAAAACAAGGAAAACTAAACGGGAAACAATTTATTGGTTCTACCATAGTTTCTACTCCTTTAGTTAGTGAAATTGCTGAAAGCTACGGTGTAGAAACCAAAATTGGTTTAACTGGATTTAAATGGATTGCTAAAATGATAAAAGATTTTCCTGAACTAGATTTTATTGGTGGTGGAGAAGAAAGTTTTGGCTACATGGTTGGCGATTTTGTAAGAGATAAAGATGCTGTAACTGCTGCCCTACTTGCTTGTGAAATGGCAACAAGCGCAAAAGAAAAAGGCAGTTATTTATATAAAGAATTATTAGAACTATATACACGCCATAATTTTTACAAAGAGCATTTAGTTTCTTTAGTTAAAAAAGGCATGAACGGTGCCAAAGAAATAAAACAAATGATGATTGATTTACGTAGTAAACCGTTATCAGAAATTGATGGGGAAAAAGTACAATTTATATACGATTACCAATCTTCTATAAAGAAAAACTTACTTACCGGAGAAGAAATTACAATTGACATTCCGGCTTCAAATGTTTTAATTTACGAAACCGTAAATGGAACAAGAGTTGCTTGTAGACCTAGTGGAACAGAGCCTAAAATAAAGTTTTATTTTAGTGTCAATTCAAATTTAAACACTACAAATAATGCCGCATCAGTAGAGTTTGATTTAGATTTAAAAATTAAAAGAATTGAAAAACAATTAGGTATATAA
- a CDS encoding glycosyltransferase family 2 protein → MDISVVIPLLNEEESLQELHDWIAKVMQSNRYLYEIIFIDDGSTDTSWNVIEELSSKNSSVKGIRFQRNYGKSQALDAGFNLTKGRVVITMDADLQDSPDEIPELYNMIIDDNYDLVSGWKKKRYDSVFAKNIPSKLFNAAARKTSGIKLNDFNCGLKAYKSDVVKAVKVSGEMHRYIPVLAKNEGFNKIGEKVVQHQARKYGETKFGMNRFINGFLDLITISFLSKFGKRPMHFFGLWGTLMFLFGFFSAFYIGANKLYKLSQGLKTILVTNNPWFYIALTTMILGTLLFLAGFLAEIIIKSNPQEKHYSIKEKLNF, encoded by the coding sequence ATGGATATATCGGTAGTAATACCACTTCTTAACGAAGAAGAATCTCTACAAGAATTACACGATTGGATTGCAAAAGTTATGCAATCCAATCGTTATTTATATGAAATTATTTTTATTGATGACGGAAGCACCGACACTTCTTGGAATGTAATAGAAGAACTTTCTTCTAAAAATTCATCCGTAAAAGGAATTCGTTTTCAAAGAAACTACGGAAAAAGTCAGGCTTTAGATGCAGGTTTTAACCTTACTAAAGGACGCGTTGTTATTACCATGGACGCTGATCTACAAGATAGTCCTGATGAAATTCCTGAATTGTACAACATGATTATTGATGATAATTATGATTTAGTTTCTGGTTGGAAAAAGAAACGATACGACAGTGTTTTTGCTAAAAACATACCTTCTAAATTATTTAATGCTGCCGCTAGAAAAACTTCAGGAATAAAATTAAACGATTTTAACTGCGGATTAAAAGCTTATAAAAGCGATGTAGTAAAAGCTGTGAAGGTTAGCGGAGAAATGCATCGTTATATTCCGGTTTTAGCTAAAAACGAAGGTTTTAATAAGATTGGAGAGAAAGTTGTGCAACATCAAGCACGTAAATACGGAGAAACTAAATTTGGAATGAATCGTTTTATAAATGGTTTTTTAGACTTAATTACCATTTCATTTTTATCTAAGTTCGGTAAAAGACCAATGCACTTCTTTGGGCTTTGGGGAACGTTAATGTTTCTTTTTGGGTTTTTCTCAGCTTTTTATATTGGCGCAAATAAATTATACAAACTATCTCAAGGTTTAAAAACTATACTTGTAACCAACAACCCTTGGTTTTATATTGCGTTAACCACAATGATTTTAGGTACCTTATTATTTCTTGCTGGCTTTTTAGCAGAAATAATAATTAAATCTAACCCACAAGAAAAGCATTATTCCATTAAAGAAAAACTCAATTTCTAA
- a CDS encoding DUF4199 domain-containing protein: MENQANSKSVILNYGLLTGGVSVLIALVLYAMGKTANPGIPMTALSFIIPIVLIVLGIKKFKDTNGGFMSWGQAVKVGVGIALLWGLLTIIFQYVLENFIAPELIEQKLEAARVAMENWGMDQDLIDTQLEKQRDTNPFFGAAMGLLFSAFIGFVISAIAGAIMKKTEEDQY, translated from the coding sequence ATGGAAAATCAAGCAAATAGTAAAAGTGTAATTTTAAACTATGGTCTATTAACAGGAGGTGTAAGTGTTTTAATAGCATTAGTTTTATACGCAATGGGTAAAACTGCAAACCCTGGAATACCAATGACAGCACTAAGTTTTATTATTCCAATTGTACTTATTGTTTTAGGAATTAAGAAATTTAAAGATACAAACGGTGGCTTTATGTCTTGGGGACAAGCAGTTAAAGTTGGTGTTGGTATAGCATTATTATGGGGACTTTTAACTATTATTTTTCAATATGTATTAGAAAATTTTATTGCACCAGAATTAATTGAACAAAAGTTAGAAGCTGCTAGAGTTGCAATGGAAAACTGGGGAATGGATCAAGATTTAATTGATACTCAATTAGAAAAACAAAGAGATACAAATCCGTTTTTTGGTGCTGCAATGGGATTATTATTCTCAGCCTTTATAGGTTTTGTAATTTCTGCAATTGCTGGTGCAATCATGAAAAAAACAGAAGAAGATCAATATTAA
- the xerD gene encoding site-specific tyrosine recombinase XerD: MNWKNAIKDYQLYLKIERGLSKNSVENYERDITKLVSFLNEKETHISPTTIDSHLIQEFIYQIAKKLNPRSQARIISGLRSFFDYLIFEDYRKDNPTDLLETPKIGRKLPDTLSHEEIDEILSAIDLSHPQGERNRAILETIYSCGLRVSEVINLQISDLFFEEGFIKVLGKGNKFRFVPIHQSTQKYILNYISYIRNHITPSKNEEDIVFLNRRGKRLSRQMIFMILKELALKANVEKKISPHTLRHSFATELLKGGADLRAVQQILGHESITTTEIYVHLDKSYLADVVNKYHPRKSN; the protein is encoded by the coding sequence ATGAATTGGAAAAACGCTATAAAAGATTATCAATTATATTTAAAAATAGAAAGAGGACTTTCTAAAAACTCTGTTGAAAATTATGAAAGAGATATAACTAAGTTAGTATCTTTTTTAAATGAAAAAGAAACACACATATCTCCTACTACAATTGACAGTCATCTTATACAAGAATTTATTTATCAAATTGCTAAAAAATTAAATCCTAGGAGTCAAGCTCGTATTATATCTGGCTTACGCAGTTTTTTTGATTATTTAATTTTTGAAGATTATAGAAAAGATAATCCGACTGATTTATTAGAAACTCCAAAAATTGGAAGAAAGCTACCTGACACTTTATCTCATGAAGAAATAGATGAAATATTAAGCGCCATAGATTTAAGTCATCCGCAAGGAGAAAGAAATCGTGCAATACTAGAAACTATTTACAGCTGTGGTTTACGTGTTTCTGAAGTTATAAACTTACAGATTTCTGACTTGTTTTTTGAAGAAGGTTTTATAAAAGTACTTGGAAAAGGAAACAAGTTTCGTTTTGTTCCCATACATCAATCAACACAAAAATATATTTTAAACTACATTTCTTATATCAGAAACCACATAACACCCTCAAAAAACGAAGAAGATATTGTTTTTCTAAACAGAAGAGGAAAACGATTATCTAGACAAATGATTTTTATGATTTTAAAAGAATTAGCCCTTAAAGCTAATGTTGAAAAGAAAATAAGTCCGCATACTTTACGCCATTCTTTTGCAACTGAATTATTAAAAGGTGGCGCAGATTTACGCGCTGTACAACAAATATTGGGGCACGAAAGTATTACTACAACTGAGATTTATGTACATTTAGATAAAAGTTACTTAGCAGATGTTGTTAATAAATACCATCCTAGAAAGAGTAATTAG
- a CDS encoding outer membrane beta-barrel protein encodes MKKLLLSIALVAFVFTATAQDGKFNLGVNLGLPTGDVSDAFSFAGSVEANYLFEVSDQFQVGPSASYSHFFGEEGFGDISFLPLAAAARFNASEEFTLGADLGYAVGINTGNQGGFYYRPMVGYNLNDKVMLQISYSGVSNDGATASSIGLGAMFAL; translated from the coding sequence ATGAAAAAATTATTATTAAGTATTGCTTTGGTTGCATTTGTATTTACAGCTACAGCACAAGACGGAAAATTTAACCTTGGTGTTAACTTAGGTTTGCCAACTGGAGATGTAAGTGATGCTTTTTCTTTTGCAGGAAGTGTTGAGGCAAATTATTTATTTGAAGTATCTGATCAATTTCAAGTCGGGCCATCTGCATCATATTCTCACTTTTTTGGAGAAGAAGGTTTTGGAGATATTAGTTTTTTACCATTAGCTGCGGCTGCACGTTTTAATGCTTCAGAAGAGTTTACTTTAGGTGCTGATCTTGGGTACGCAGTAGGTATTAACACTGGTAATCAGGGAGGTTTTTATTATAGACCAATGGTTGGTTATAACTTAAACGATAAAGTTATGCTACAAATTTCTTATTCAGGTGTTAGTAATGATGGAGCAACAGCTTCAAGTATTGGATTAGGAGCAATGTTTGCATTATAA
- a CDS encoding porin family protein: MKKLLLSIAMFTFALTVSAQDYGVIGGFNNTIAKASGGGITASDGISGLFVGFFGDFEVSEKFNIQPEVHYIAVFRDGDSGNAIALPVLAKYYVSEQFSVQAGPMIDVILDEAPDGFNTFGFGIAGGVGYDFDDHFMATARYSFGLSNRVEIANVTTGYDYFQVGLGYKF, from the coding sequence ATGAAAAAATTATTATTAAGTATTGCTATGTTTACGTTTGCTTTAACAGTAAGTGCACAAGATTATGGAGTTATTGGAGGTTTTAATAACACAATAGCAAAAGCAAGTGGAGGAGGAATAACTGCTTCCGATGGGATTTCTGGCTTATTTGTAGGCTTTTTTGGAGATTTTGAGGTTTCTGAAAAATTTAACATTCAACCAGAGGTTCATTATATAGCTGTTTTTAGAGATGGAGATTCAGGAAATGCAATTGCGCTTCCAGTTTTAGCAAAATATTATGTTTCGGAACAATTTTCTGTGCAAGCAGGGCCAATGATTGATGTTATTTTAGATGAAGCACCTGATGGTTTTAATACTTTTGGATTTGGTATTGCAGGAGGTGTCGGATACGATTTTGATGATCATTTTATGGCAACAGCTAGATATTCTTTTGGATTAAGTAATAGAGTAGAAATAGCCAATGTAACTACAGGTTACGACTATTTTCAAGTTGGATTAGGATATAAGTTCTAA
- a CDS encoding outer membrane beta-barrel protein produces the protein MKKLLFLMTIVLSLNATAQYSSIGIGINGGLPTGNLEDNFSVAFGLDANYLYEITDQISIGGATGLVYFSGEENNGIAPEDKMYIPLAGSVRFSNDSDSFFIGGDVGYAIGLSPSGDAGGFYFKPILGYNISQSINLNLFYTGIKKEQPTFAYVGLGVMMRL, from the coding sequence ATGAAGAAATTATTATTTTTAATGACAATTGTATTATCTTTAAATGCAACTGCACAATATAGTAGTATTGGTATCGGTATTAACGGAGGGTTACCAACAGGAAATTTAGAAGATAATTTCTCTGTAGCTTTTGGTCTAGATGCTAACTATTTGTATGAAATTACAGATCAAATTAGTATTGGAGGTGCAACAGGTTTGGTTTATTTTTCTGGAGAAGAAAATAATGGTATTGCTCCAGAAGATAAAATGTATATTCCTTTAGCGGGTTCTGTACGTTTTAGTAATGATAGTGATAGTTTTTTTATTGGAGGTGATGTTGGTTATGCAATAGGTTTATCTCCAAGTGGAGATGCTGGTGGTTTTTATTTTAAACCAATTTTAGGTTATAATATAAGTCAATCTATTAATTTAAACCTTTTTTATACAGGTATAAAGAAAGAACAGCCAACATTTGCATATGTAGGTTTAGGTGTTATGATGAGGTTATAG
- the aroQ gene encoding type II 3-dehydroquinate dehydratase has product MKLLILNGPNLNLLGKREPGIYGDNSFEDYLKTLQEKYKELTIEYFQSNIEGELIDKLHEVGFTFDGVILNAAAYTHTSVGIADAIKAIETPVIEVHISNVHAREEFRNKSFIAPNVKGIITGFGLQSYELALHSFF; this is encoded by the coding sequence ATGAAATTACTGATTTTAAACGGACCAAATTTAAACTTACTTGGTAAAAGAGAGCCAGGAATTTATGGAGATAATTCCTTTGAAGACTATTTAAAAACACTTCAAGAAAAATATAAAGAATTAACAATTGAGTATTTTCAATCTAATATAGAAGGAGAACTCATTGATAAACTTCACGAAGTAGGTTTTACTTTTGATGGAGTTATTTTAAATGCTGCAGCTTACACACATACTTCAGTAGGTATTGCAGATGCTATAAAAGCAATTGAAACCCCAGTTATTGAAGTGCATATCTCAAATGTACATGCACGTGAAGAGTTTAGAAATAAAAGTTTTATTGCTCCAAATGTAAAAGGAATTATTACTGGTTTTGGTTTGCAGAGTTATGAGTTAGCATTACATAGTTTTTTTTAG
- a CDS encoding DMT family transporter → MPLLLRYKIPFLGTHKKLLFLRGLAGVISLTCFFESLNYLAVGTAVSLRYTSPIFAAIFAMFFLKEKIKPIQWFLFLIAFIGILIIKGFGINVNSIGLLYVLSSAIALGVIFVVIRKIGDREHPLVIINYFMVMAFLFGGIMSINYWVTPTVSQWFLLLSLGVFGYIGQLYMTKAFQLNETNVVAPLKYLEVIVTIIIGIFWFKEEYNMYAILGVFLILFGLIYNLYVKAKQKKDLKKNNLI, encoded by the coding sequence ATTCCTTTATTATTAAGATATAAGATTCCTTTTTTAGGTACACATAAAAAACTTCTTTTTCTTAGAGGTTTAGCTGGTGTAATCTCTTTAACCTGTTTTTTTGAATCTTTAAATTATTTAGCAGTTGGTACAGCGGTTTCATTAAGATATACGTCACCAATATTTGCAGCAATTTTTGCCATGTTTTTTTTGAAAGAAAAAATAAAACCCATTCAATGGTTTTTATTTTTAATAGCATTTATAGGTATTCTAATAATTAAAGGTTTTGGGATTAATGTAAACTCAATTGGACTATTATATGTTTTAAGTTCCGCAATTGCTTTAGGAGTTATCTTTGTTGTTATTCGTAAAATTGGTGATAGAGAACACCCATTAGTAATTATCAATTACTTTATGGTTATGGCTTTCTTATTTGGAGGAATTATGTCTATAAATTACTGGGTAACTCCTACAGTTTCGCAATGGTTTTTATTGTTAAGTTTAGGTGTCTTCGGTTACATTGGGCAATTGTATATGACCAAAGCATTTCAATTAAATGAAACAAACGTTGTTGCTCCATTAAAATATTTAGAAGTAATTGTTACTATTATAATAGGAATTTTTTGGTTTAAAGAAGAATATAACATGTACGCAATTTTAGGTGTTTTTTTAATCTTATTTGGGTTGATTTATAATTTATATGTAAAAGCAAAACAGAAAAAGGATTTAAAAAAAAATAATCTAATTTAA